AAACCATTAATAAACTGAACCTTGAGTCCAGTCATCTCGGCAACTAGGTTAACCACATCTATGCTATAGCCTTGGGGCTGGCCCGAGATAGCAAAATCTATCGGCGCCCAATCTGTTTCATTAGAGACCAGAAGTGTGGGCGTACTATGAATAAGCTCAAGCTCTTGTTTAGTGAGTTTCAGCACCTGAGATTGAGGGATCTGGACTTGCACTTGCCGCTTCTGATTCGAGGCTATTAATTCACCATTCGCTTTATAGAGATAGATTTGAGTTTGTGATTCTGCCCCTTCATTTTCACTCTGGCCAATGAGATATTCGTTCAGGGTCGATAAGGCTATATCTACGGCAAGAACCGCTCCAGACTTGGCTAACTTTATCGAATAAGTTTGCCCCGGAGATTGCAGGTGACGAAAAAGGTAAGGTTCTGTTTTTGACACATTTTTAGTATTAGAATCAATAAACCAAGGCCTACTAGTCGCATCATAATCACTGGATTCTGCTAGCGTGACCCTAGAGTTGAATTGCGAGTCAAAATAGGTCGTTTCTTTTAATCCTTGCTCTGCCCTTATCGTGATCATCACCCACCTGTCCTGATGAGTCGCATCGAACTGTTTTCTGATGATCGGGTGCGCATCTAGGTTGATCAACTCATAGAAGTTCCCATTTGGCATACCAATATAGATGGCATAAAACAGGGTATTAGATCGCATGATTTGAGCAAACGTTTGATAGGACTCTCGATTAAACTCGTCACCAAGGACTAAATTATCGAAACTCGAGAGTAACTTGGTGGTATTTACTGCCTGACTATCCACCAGAGATAGATAGCTGCTGACATTCTTTGCGGTAAGCTTGTAATGTTTGAGGGCTGATTCTGTAGCCATAGACTGGCTGAAGTAATACTGCAATCCGATGGCTATTGCCGCGGTAATTGCCGTGGATATAACAAATATTCCTACCAAAGTAACACGTATGGAAAAACGTTTACTTTTTCGCTTTGCTACCAATTCCATCGCCAGCCCTTACACATCAATCCATTGAAGTGTACCAGTGTATGAAAAACACCCAGACAGTCAATAACCCATAACAATTAATTAACAATAATCCCAGGTGTAGGGCTAGCTAGCGATCTTCTCAACTCTGGTAAGACACTCGGTCTCTCCTGCGCACCTAAGCTTTTCCAAATGATTAATCAGCTTAAAACACAGTTCAATATATTGAATCGCTTCGGTTTTACCCACTTCGTAACCTACCGCATGAGCGACCCGATTTCTCAGCTGCCTAAGCTCACTAAATAGCTTACCTTGCTTAGTATTGATAAAATTTTCTTTGAGCAAGATGCTTTCTATATGCTTATATCGAGTGTTCACATCCAGTTCGATATTAATTTTTCTGGCTCTGATCAGTGCCTCTGCGGCAACGTCCACAGCTTCCCAAGATTCAATAACTGCCGAATTAGGTAAGTTATTGGCAGAGGCAATCAGCAGAGATTTATTGTCATATTTAAGCTCAGGAAAGGCCCCTTCTGCTTTCTGAACTATAGACTTTAACTCTTGGCCAAACTCCACTTCCAGATCTTTAAACTTGAGTTTTTTAGCCAGAGGGATCAACTTAGCGATAGGATGCTTAAGGCTATACACACAGATAAGGATGACGAGTGGCCAAGCCAATTTATCAAACAGTTGCACCACAAATTCCATCCAGTTCATTTCTTTTTTTCCCATATATTTTTGTCTGGACAGAGAGTAGCAATTTACACAAATGAAACATAGTGGTTGGTACACTTGTCGAATAACAAGTTTCAAATATCTTTTTGATTGCTTCATTTAGCGGGATTGATACTTGGTAGTGTTCAGCTTACCAATATTGCATTGTTATCTACCGCCTGTCCGGCGAGGGATGTGCACTATTTATTTTGAGAAGGTTCTGCGACACGGTGAATATGGCATAGCCATTAGCCTATGAACGAGAGGCATGGATGCCGAACTGGCCTTTAGATAGGATATCATTCAAGCACAGTCCCTATAGTCTCTGCGACAGCATCCATGCTGTCGAAGGTCACAGCCGTGTTCACACCTGCTATGGCTTCGAAAAAGGTTCTTCTTCGATTTTAGTTTGCTGATAGTAAGTAGTTTCTAGATAGAAGCGTGTTTGGTTGGTTTGCTGGATGCCATGACTTAGCTGTTATCTAACGCCTGTCCTGCGAGGAATGTGCACTCTTTATTTTGAGAAGGTTCTGTGAGTCGCTGCAAGTCCGTCCATGGAAGCTCTACTAAATCCAACAACTTCCATGTTTAAAGGCCTGTTCGACATCCCAGTCTCTCGTTCGGATAGTTTCACGCTGTGAAACCTCGCCCTGATTTAGAAGCTCACAGCCGCGTTCACACCTGATATGGCTTCGAAAAAGATGCTTCTTCGATTTGAATTTTACTGGCTAGTAACTCACTTTTGGACAGAAATGCGTTTACTTGTCGGATCACAAGTTTCTGAAATATCTATTGTGGGTTCATTGGGCTGATTATATTTTTGGATGATTTTTGGATAAGTAAGCTCTAATTTAATCTATAGCCTGCGGCTCGCCAAATGTGCAAACACTTCTATGACACGGCGCAAGTATGTCCCTATAGCCTCTGCGACAGCGTCCTTGCTGTCGAAGGTCACAGCCGCGTTCACACCTAAGTGTTTATCTCTTCGATTTCAGCTCTATTGGTTTGTAACAAGTTTCTGGACAAAAGCTTGGTAGATTTTTTAGTCTAATTAACGTGATATTGATTAGAAAAAGTATCTTGGGTTATCCAACGGCCGTAATTCGCTACGACCCTTTATCCTAACCACGGAGGACTCGAAGAGTCACGAAGAAAGGCAAAGGCTAAAGTCTGTAGTGGTCTTCATCTTTATCTCAGTGCGCTTAGTGGTGATATTAGGCGTGGAACAGAGATATGCCAGTCCTATTTTATTTCCTATTTTATTTTTAAGGATAATGTATTAACTAAAGAGGAGGGGTTTACACAGCAGGCTGATATTAAAGAAGTTAAATGATTGGTCATTAGATCAAGGCTGCGTGCTGACTAAAACAAAATATTTGTCCTATTATGGCCTCAAGCATAACGAACCCTCGCTCAGCTATTTGCTTAATAAAGAGTATGATTAAACCCCGACCTCGGGCTTGTTCAACACTTGGGATAAGGACGCGGCTGCGCGCGGCCTATCCTTATTTGTTAGGGCTTAATCTTCAGGCTTACTTTTAGCAGGCTGTGGTTTTGGTTGAGGTTTCATGTTTATGATCCCTTCAACACTAGCTTTTTCTTTTCCTGCAGGGCGAAGAGCCTCAAGACCATTGATTGAGTCACCAACAGCGACATTATGAATAGTTTTATTTACTTCTTTTGTCATTTTTATTTCCTTTTCTATAAATTGATTAATGGCAGTAGTACCTCCAATGATCAGAGTTAAAATAACTCCAAACACAAATGAAAATGCTGCCGATGTGTCTAATGATTTCAATAAAGGATCACTTGTTTGTGTTTCGGTAACGATCCCTTCAAGGTGCTTTGCATTACGTTTAAAAACCAAAAGAATCGATACGACACAAACAAGGAAAGATAATAGAGCCACAAAATACAAAGCCAACCCTTCAACTGAAGTAGCACCGACTGTTGTTAATAATGTAACTAATAAACCTATTGCTCCAGTACTTAACGTAAGTAAGCTTTTATCCAGTTCAAATTTTGTGTTTAACCAAGCTCCAACCGTCGCGGCATAAAACTCTACTTCTTTCTCTTTATCGGACATTATATTCCTCAAACATTGCAAAGAGCCCTAACGCTCCCATAAGCCGTGAGCAATGCTGGCACATTTGTTGCGCCTTTTTTACTTTGCAACCAATGTGATAGCGTTGCGAATCAGTCTTGATGGGCTGGTTATGTGTTATCCCAACGTTTCGCATGATTCCTTTCGGTGAAACCTCTCAAATCATCTTGGTCTTCAATGTAAATGTCCCAAGAACGATAAGCAGAGAAATATACTTCAGCTTTTAGATTAGAGCGACTAAAGGTCTCCACTCCCCTAGAATAAGGGAATAACTGATTCACTAGACCTTGCAACTCAGCTAATGCAAAAATATACGACATTATATTTTGTGGTATTTGAATCATATAGCTATCTTCAGAAAAATCAGAATGCAGTGATTTCAATCTAGACTGATGTATTTGTAGTCTCACCAGTATGTATGCAAGGTGATCACCAACCTTTGGTTCGGCTTCTGCTATACACTCTTTGAAGACTTGTATGTGTACTTCAGGAACTGATGGTAACATTGCATTGAGAGGTGTTTTACACCGATCATTTCTATCCTTTGCTCTCTCCCATGCTTCGATTAAAACCTTGGAGCTTTCTTCAAAATATCCACAAAGTTCAGACAATGCCTGAGGTAAAAATGCCCGTGCAGCTATAAAATTACGTTGCCGCTTTTTTTCCTCAGAGTACTTAACAGCATTTAATGCAACAACACTTGCCACAAAAGCTAAAGCGCCAGTATTCAGAGATTGCCAAGTTTCCCATACAGCATGCACATGTGCCCAATCACCAATATAGAATGGATAAACCAGCATTGAAATAAAATATGGCCCCCCTAAAGCTAGACATAAAATATTTATTAACTTAACAATTGGTGGCACAAAAACTCCTAGGCATATAATCTAAACACATAACATTTTAATATACGGCATGCGCGCTTTGCCAATGCCTGTTGTAAAAGTGAGCACAGCATTTCCCCGTAAAATTCAAATGAAAACAATTTGCTACCTTGAATCGTTGTAAATCGTATCCAATACACTTCTGGGGAAAACTCTATTGCACACTTTGCATGTCCTGTTATCTAAATAGTTCAAACATGCACACTTTCATCTTACTGAATTTACATCTCTTTTTCTTTTCACTCAATAGCAAACCGCGAACTGATTGCGCATAATTTAGAGATTATCCGCACAAAACCAATAATACTGTATAAAACACAAACACTGGTTAATACCGAAATCGGCTAAATGCTGCCGCTAAACTCGCATTGGGGCATTTCTGAGTTAGCTACACACCAATGAAACCCAAATCGAAGAGAAAAATAATCAGGTGTAGATACGGCTGCGAGCTTCCAAATCAGGGCCGGAAATGTTCCCTACATTTATTCGAAATTTCCCACATCCTTGTGGGTCAGATATTTTGGCAGAGCCTACAGGGCCAATTTTGTTCCATACAAAATTTGGCATTCCCACCATCCATGGCGGTCAGATGGACTCTTTTTAAATCAAGAGCCGGCGTGTCGCAGAACCTTCTCAAAGTAAAGAGTGCACAATCCTCGCCGGACAGGCGTTAGGTTACCATGAAGGAACAACCTTCAAACCCAATACCCACTCAGCCAGAAACTAAATCATAAAATGTGATCAGCCTTCATTCGAAGGCCAACTTACTTTGGGAATGACCTTGTTACTGACAACTTCAAATCGAAGAGACAAATAACCAGGTGTAGATGCGGCTGCGAGCTTCGGTTTCAAGGATGAAACCGCAGAGCGGCCAGGGACGGCTTCACAGCGTCTCGCAGAAGTATCTGCACTTAAGCCCACCGCAGGTGATAGATAAAATTGAAACTACGAAACTCACTCCCCAATACCCACTCAGCCAGAAGCTAAACCAGAAAATGTCCCCAAGCTTCATTCGAAGCTAACTCCATTAGGGGCTCTTCTTACGCCAACTTTGTGGCAAGTCCACCTCATCCCATAATTGGCGGCACAGCTTATCGCCTGAATGCCAGTCACCAGCCAATAGCCATTTAACTAAGGCATCGCCCACTTGGGGATAATGAATCGGCTCTGGCGCCGCCAACTTTAACCAGCGACGCAGAGACTCACTGTCTAAACAAGTCATAGTCTCGGCCGCGCCTAACAGCTCAAGGGCGGCAACATTGGATAGCTGCTCGAATTGACCCAGTAAGGGCTTAACCAGCAACTTTTTTCCCAGGGCCAGAGCTTCACTGGCAAGCTCAAAACCTGCGCCGCCTATCACACCGCCACAAGTAGAGAGCTTCTGTTTAAAGCCATCTCGATTAAACCCGGACCAGATGATATGGCTGGGAAAATCAAGCTTGGGCCTATCTCCGTGGTAGACATGAAAGCAATATTCCTTAAAAGGCGATAGAAATTTAACTATGTCATCGGCAGACTCGAAGGGTAGGTATACCAATATTTGATGAGGATTGACGGCTATAACTGGGTCTACCTCGACGAAGGGAGGCAATATGGGAAAGCCGAAATGATGCCAGTGACAGCCCAATGCGATATCCACAGGTGCAAAGTAATGCAATAGTTTCTCGTTAAACCAGTTATCCCCCACCTTAGGCACGGGATATTTAAGCGCCGCCTGATGACTCACGCCAATCGAGGTCACTCCTTGGCGCTTCGCAGCCCAAGCAGAAACCGGTTCAAAGTCATTTAACACCAGATCATAAGCGCTCAAGTCTAATGAGTTAATATCACGAATTAATGATGGCACTGAGTTCTGCCATGCTGTCTTCAGCATATTCACCCGACCATTATTGGTGGCGAATGTTAGTCCTGATTTGACCTGATATTCACCGAAGCACTGCATATCGAAAAACTGCTCAGAAGCACGCCCGGAAAATAAGAAGTCGACATCCACGTCATATTTTTGCAGAGATTTAGCCATAACCCGTGCACGGCTTAAATGGCCATTACCCGTTCCTTGAACGCCATAAAGTATTCTCATATTCCCTCCCTAAAATGACGCAAATTAATGCCCACCTAAATATAAAACTGCCATAACAGACCCTGAGCCCAGTGAGGCTCCAGCCAGGATATCCAAGGGGTAATGCACGCCTAGGGCGATGCGTGACAATCCAATAGCTATAGCCCAGGAGTAGGCCAATAGCAGCCATTGTGGATAGATAACCCAGATGGAAGTGGCCATAACAAAAGCGGCCGCGGTATGCCCAGATGGCAGACTAAACTTGTCCGATGGTTCAAATGGCTTAGAAGCATTAAAGCCGCTAGCAGAAACAAGCGGATCAGCTTGTCCCACAGATACAGATACACGCCCAAGATAGACAGATTCTCTATGGCAAGGGCGTTTCCGCCTGATAGCGTTCTTCAATATGAGATACAGTGGTATTTCGAGAATAAATGCGGACACAGCCAGATTAAATAGCTCACCGCCCCTGCTATGGCTCAGGAACAAGATCAGCGAAAATATGAAGTAGAATGGCCCATCTCCGGTTTTAGAGATTTTTCTGGCGAGCAGATGCCATTCTTTGTGTTCGCTAAGTGCGAAAAAATATTCAAATACTTGTTTGTCTAACTTTGTAATGATGCCAAACATAAAAAGGCTCCTCATCAGCCAGTATGCTGATTTAGAGCCTAAAAAGGTGCCGTGACGGCAAGGTGACAACTAGCCTAAGTTTTTATGACACTCGGTGTGCCAACAAATTAAGCTGTAGCGACTGGCTGTGATTTTGTACGGTAGATTTTTATCAGGTGATAGATGTTGATACAGGCAACAAATGCGTTCATGCCAGCTACCGGCCAAGCCGAAATGTAAATCCCGTAGATAACGAACAAAGAACAACCGGCAAAGTTTAAGCATCTAAGCCAGATGATATCTTTCATCATCAAAGAAATGGCCACCATTACTGACGCAAAATAACCAATGATTTCAATCGTTGAAGCTTCCATGAAGGTACCTTTTAAGGCCTTCTGCCATCCATGAGCGTATTGGGGGGTCCGTGCCCCTAAAGCAAGTTAAAGTTAAGTTAATCAAATCTACAAGCATGCTAACAAATTTACGCAAAACATGTAATAAAAATACGCAATTAACAACCTTTCGCAACTTCACCGCTGTTTTACCCATCAAATAAGGAAACTTTACAACAAACTAGTTATCAGCTGCATATATAGACAATTGCGTGATTGATAACACTTTTCTTTTTAAGAATCCCTTATATACTGGCCTTGTCTCGTCAAATTGTGCACGACTCAGCACAATATCGATCTACAGGAGTATGACTATGGAATACAACACCTCAGAACTTTGTGACACTTACATCGATGTCGTCGATGTTGTCGAACCCATGTTCAGTAACTATGGTGGTTGTAACTCATTTGGTGGCTCAATCAGCACCATTAAATGTTTCGAAGATAATGGTCTTATCGCTGAAGCACTCCAACAAGATGGTGAAGGTAGGGTCTTACTCGTAGATGGCGGTGGCTCTTTAAGACGAGCACTGCTCGATTCTTCTATTGCTAAGATCGCGGTAGAAAATAAGTGGGAAGGCATCATAATCTACGGCTCAGTGAGAGATGTAGATGCCCTGGAAGATCTCGACCTTGGTATTCAGGCCCTAGCCTCTATTCCAGTCGGTGCCGATGGCCATTCAATTGGAGAACTGGAGATCCCAGTCAACTTCGGTGGCGTCACTTTCTTACCCTTAGATCATGTCTACGCCGACAATACTGGCATCATACTTTCGCCTGAGCCTTTAGATATCGATTAAGTTTCGAGTTTCGAGTTTCGAGTTTCGAGTTTCGAGTTTCGAGTTTCGAGTTTCGAGTTTCGGCAAGTATTGAAGATGGCCTCTTAGGCCATCTTTTTTTGTTCGTATCCCCTGCTATTTTTGACCCTTATCTGAGAAAGCCTTATATCCGTTGCGCTATTTAACTCAAGCAAGGATAAAAATACTGCGCCAAAACATACCTCTAATATCATTCTTTGATTGCCTTCGAATCACAAATTAAGTAACAATATATCCATAAGTATTAGCATCAAAATAAGAACTAAATCCATATGCAATATCTCATTCCTTTTACAAGAAAGCAGTGTCGACAACTGGTGTCGATTCGTGACGGCGAAACTAAACTTGCCCAGACAGTTCACTGCTGCGATGAAAATAACGATCGCACAAACACACTCGGCAATACACTCGATAACGCTAAAACCAATGGCGCACGTTTCGCCATCTTAGGTATAGGTGAAGACATAGGTCCACGGGCTAACTTGGGCCGTGGCGGCGCCACCGATGCCTTCGAATCGGCCATGGCACAATTTCTCAATCTGCAATCTAACCGCTTCTTTCATGGGGCCGAATGCCTAGTACTGGGCCAAATACAAACAGACGACCTTCAACTCGCCGAAGGTGCCGATGCCAATGCACTGCGAGCCAATGTTGAGCAGCTTGATGACAGAGTGATTTCGGTAGCCAGCCAAGTAATAGCATCGGGTCTCGAGCCTATCGTTATCGGCGGCGGCCATAACAATGCCTATGGCTTGTTGATGTCGGTCAAACATTGCTTTAACAAGAAAGTCGCGGCAGTAAACTTAGATCCCCATTCCGATTTTCGCCCCCGTGAAGGCCGCCATAGCGGCAATGGTTTCAGCTATGCTGCGGCCAGCGGCGCATTGGGTTACTACCATGTACTTGGTATGCATGAGCTGAAGAACAGTGAGGAGACCCTGGAGCAGCTGAGCAAATTCGGCGGCCATTGGCACACATTACAGTCTATCTGGGTACGCCGAGAAATCACCTTAAAGTCGGCATTAGATGAGATAGTCACGGGCCTAAACGACAGCCAGCTTCCTGTGGCTCTAGAGCTAGATCTCGATGCCATCATCAATATGCCCAGTAGCGCCTCGACTGCAGCAGGAATACCGCTGCTGGACGCCCTGCATTATGTGAGCACCATAGCCAGGAATACACCTTGTGCATACCTTCATTTAGCAGAAGCGGCTCCTAGCTGTCACGTGGCAGGCATAGCGGCTGGCTATCGCGAAACGGGCCAGAGTATTAGTGAGCTGATTTATGCATATATCCAAGGCAGACTGCAGTCGTAACAGATAGGCTAGAGGCCAGTTCTTAGAGACTAGAATCTAGGAACTAGGTTTGCGTATATTTGCCTCATACTATTCACCATTGACGAACCTTATGGATATGATGTGAACGCCTACGCCTAGTTCAGATAAGGCTAAGCTAGGTATTTTTTCCTCATACTATTCACCATTAACGAACCTTATGGAGATGATGATGTGAGTAGCAGAGCCTAGTTCAGTTAAGGCTAAGCCAGGTATATTTTCCTCATACTATTCACCATTGACGAACCTTATGGAGATGATGATGTGAACAGCTGAGCCTAGTTCAGATAAGGCTAAGCCAGGTATATTTTCCTCATACTATTCACCATTGACGAGCCCTATGGAGATGATGATGTGAACGCCTACGCCTAGTTCAGATAAGGCTAAGCTAGGTATATTTTCCTCATACTATTCACCATTGACGAACCTTATGGATATGATGTGAACGCCTACGCCTAGTTCAGATAAGGCTAAGCTAGGTATTTTTTCCTCATACTATTCACCATTAACGAACCTTATGGAGATGATGATGTGAGTAGCAGAGCCTAGTTCAGTTAAGGCTAAGCCAGGTATATTTTCCTCATACTATTCACCATTGACGAACCTTATGGAGATGATGATGTGAACAGCTGAGCCTAGTTCAGATAGGCCTAAGTTAGGTATATTTGCCTCATACTATTCACCATTAACGAACCTTATGGAGATGATGATGTGAGCAGCTGAGCCTAGTTCAGATAAGGCTAAGCCAGGTATATTTTCCTCATACTATTCACCATTGACGAGCCCTATGGAGATGATGATGTGAACGCCTACGCCTAGTTCAGATAAGGCTAAGCTAGGTATTTTTTCCTCATATTATTCACCATTAACGAACCTTATGGAGATGATGATGTGAGTAGCAGAGCCTAGTTCAGTTAAGGCTAAGCCAGGTATATTTTCCTCATACTATTCACCATTGACGAACCTTATGGAGATGATGATGTGAACAGCTGAGCCTAGTTCAGATAAGGCTAAGCTAGGTATATTTGCCTCATACTATTCACCATTGACGAATAGTATGATGTAATGCGCATTTTCAACCATTCCGAGTCCAGATAACTAACATCAATCACTATAGGTTTGATGAATAATTTGTGACCATTAATGAATGGCTATACTCGCTTATAACAATTGTAGAGATAGGAACAAGCAGATGTCACAAGACACAGAAAAAAGTACCCATTTCGGTTATAAAACAGTTGAAGCGGATCAGAAGGCTGAAATGGTCGCTGGCGTATTTCATTCTGTTGCAGCCAAATATGACATCATGAATGATGTCATGTCTTTCGGTATCCACCGCATGTGGAAACGTTTTACTATCGAAAGCGCCGGTGCTCGACCAGGCATGAAG
This portion of the Shewanella violacea DSS12 genome encodes:
- a CDS encoding phosphatase PAP2 family protein — protein: MFGIITKLDKQVFEYFFALSEHKEWHLLARKISKTGDGPFYFIFSLILFLSHSRGGELFNLAVSAFILEIPLYLILKNAIRRKRPCHRESVYLGRVSVSVGQADPLVSASGFNASKPFEPSDKFSLPSGHTAAAFVMATSIWVIYPQWLLLAYSWAIAIGLSRIALGVHYPLDILAGASLGSGSVMAVLYLGGH
- a CDS encoding MJ1255/VC2487 family glycosyltransferase; this translates as MRILYGVQGTGNGHLSRARVMAKSLQKYDVDVDFLFSGRASEQFFDMQCFGEYQVKSGLTFATNNGRVNMLKTAWQNSVPSLIRDINSLDLSAYDLVLNDFEPVSAWAAKRQGVTSIGVSHQAALKYPVPKVGDNWFNEKLLHYFAPVDIALGCHWHHFGFPILPPFVEVDPVIAVNPHQILVYLPFESADDIVKFLSPFKEYCFHVYHGDRPKLDFPSHIIWSGFNRDGFKQKLSTCGGVIGGAGFELASEALALGKKLLVKPLLGQFEQLSNVAALELLGAAETMTCLDSESLRRWLKLAAPEPIHYPQVGDALVKWLLAGDWHSGDKLCRQLWDEVDLPQSWRKKSP
- a CDS encoding YgjV family protein: MEASTIEIIGYFASVMVAISLMMKDIIWLRCLNFAGCSLFVIYGIYISAWPVAGMNAFVACINIYHLIKIYRTKSQPVATA
- a CDS encoding DUF4145 domain-containing protein, which translates into the protein MGKKEMNWMEFVVQLFDKLAWPLVILICVYSLKHPIAKLIPLAKKLKFKDLEVEFGQELKSIVQKAEGAFPELKYDNKSLLIASANNLPNSAVIESWEAVDVAAEALIRARKINIELDVNTRYKHIESILLKENFINTKQGKLFSELRQLRNRVAHAVGYEVGKTEAIQYIELCFKLINHLEKLRCAGETECLTRVEKIAS
- a CDS encoding formimidoylglutamase produces the protein MQYLIPFTRKQCRQLVSIRDGETKLAQTVHCCDENNDRTNTLGNTLDNAKTNGARFAILGIGEDIGPRANLGRGGATDAFESAMAQFLNLQSNRFFHGAECLVLGQIQTDDLQLAEGADANALRANVEQLDDRVISVASQVIASGLEPIVIGGGHNNAYGLLMSVKHCFNKKVAAVNLDPHSDFRPREGRHSGNGFSYAAASGALGYYHVLGMHELKNSEETLEQLSKFGGHWHTLQSIWVRREITLKSALDEIVTGLNDSQLPVALELDLDAIINMPSSASTAAGIPLLDALHYVSTIARNTPCAYLHLAEAAPSCHVAGIAAGYRETGQSISELIYAYIQGRLQS
- the rraA gene encoding ribonuclease E activity regulator RraA, translated to MEYNTSELCDTYIDVVDVVEPMFSNYGGCNSFGGSISTIKCFEDNGLIAEALQQDGEGRVLLVDGGGSLRRALLDSSIAKIAVENKWEGIIIYGSVRDVDALEDLDLGIQALASIPVGADGHSIGELEIPVNFGGVTFLPLDHVYADNTGIILSPEPLDID